The stretch of DNA ATGGGGCCAAGTGCGGGGACTGCCATCACGACAAGGCCGGAAAGCCCCTTGCAGCCTTGAAGGACGGCGACCCGGTGCAAAAATGCTCGGTCTGCCACAAGTCCTTAAGCCTGGCCGCACCGGCTGTCTTAAAGGGCCTTGCAGGACCTGTGCGCAAGAAAAAGGAGCTCGAATTCCACGCCAACGCCATTCACTTGAACTGCATCGACTGCCACAAGACATGGAACAAGAAAAACGCCAAAAAACCCAACGAGGGCGCGCCCGTGGCCTGTAACAAGTGCCACAAGTGATTGCTTTTTACATTCAATGATTGATAAAAGGAAGGCGGAGGCTTTTTAAAAGGCCTCCGCCTTCTTTGATTGCAGCCCCGGAAAA from Deltaproteobacteria bacterium encodes:
- a CDS encoding cytochrome c3 family protein, which produces MKQSKIAVALVVALAFVFAAAGLYAATAPAVIKMQTAGYAKHTKPIVAFSHKKHTTPAYGAKCGDCHHDKAGKPLAALKDGDPVQKCSVCHKSLSLAAPAVLKGLAGPVRKKKELEFHANAIHLNCIDCHKTWNKKNAKKPNEGAPVACNKCHK